From Chryseobacterium shandongense, the proteins below share one genomic window:
- a CDS encoding DUF6646 family protein codes for MKKLFFLLMFIFAGATASAQAWTGKGDQKINAGLSAWGYGTGITGTYDYGLNQLVSVGAGINGYFSNYKDNDDDNRIFVFGRLNFHLKDALQLPEKLDIYPGIDVGVVGRDFGLGAHIGARYFFTERIGVFAEVGNNGSLGVSINL; via the coding sequence ATGAAGAAATTGTTTTTTTTACTGATGTTTATTTTTGCAGGAGCAACAGCCAGCGCACAGGCGTGGACAGGAAAAGGAGATCAGAAAATCAATGCAGGACTGAGCGCATGGGGATACGGAACAGGAATTACAGGAACGTATGATTACGGACTGAATCAGCTTGTTTCTGTGGGAGCAGGTATTAATGGTTATTTCAGTAATTATAAAGATAATGATGATGACAACCGCATTTTCGTTTTCGGAAGACTGAATTTTCATTTAAAAGATGCGTTGCAGCTTCCGGAGAAACTGGATATCTATCCCGGAATTGATGTTGGTGTTGTCGGAAGGGATTTCGGTCTCGGAGCGCATATCGGAGCCCGATACTTTTTTACGGAGAGAATAGGTGTTTTTGCTGAAGTCGGCAACAATGGCAGTCTCGGTGTCTCCATTAATTTGTAG
- a CDS encoding plasmid mobilization protein has protein sequence MKNDFLKQFVRQISEQQIAKVAEEKRKNRFREIGRKGGLKKKTANQFSKVVSVRFTEKEFEKIQKEADFYKLKISKYLRLVSTEKELKINEFQTDAVLLNYGNNFIRISNLLRNREWNEFENKKEILEEIHTVTKLIREYLYQQIIKHEQFGNDEEDQ, from the coding sequence ATGAAAAATGACTTTTTAAAACAGTTTGTAAGACAGATTTCCGAGCAGCAAATTGCAAAGGTTGCAGAAGAAAAAAGAAAGAACCGCTTCCGAGAAATTGGTCGAAAGGGAGGTTTGAAAAAGAAGACGGCGAACCAATTTTCGAAGGTAGTCTCAGTTCGTTTTACCGAAAAGGAGTTTGAGAAAATTCAAAAGGAGGCTGACTTCTACAAACTCAAAATATCAAAATATTTAAGACTGGTTTCAACCGAAAAAGAACTCAAAATAAACGAGTTTCAAACCGACGCGGTTCTGTTGAATTACGGCAACAATTTTATAAGGATATCCAATCTGCTTAGGAACAGAGAATGGAACGAGTTTGAAAACAAGAAAGAGATCCTTGAGGAAATTCACACCGTCACCAAATTAATCAGAGAATACCTCTACCAACAAATCATCAAGCATGAACAATTCGGCAACGACGAGGAGGATCAGTAA
- a CDS encoding toprim domain-containing protein — protein MNCKQANENISIKEVMESFSLFPSKEHPKTAYYNAINRQERTPSLLVNYVKNIAFDFGTGKQYDVVSIVQELKQCTVSDALEYLSRFDFPYNKPSVTEAITAENTNQILEVKELIHPALLDYLKSRKLESQKSELSEVHYRINDKRYFGLGFKNDSGGYEIRSSFSKICLGKKDITTIKNNSANLKVFEGFTDYLSLKILEPEKTPSDYLILNSVAMVHKASGLFGNYKSVEMYLDNDRAGEQCRDSILKIFPEADDRSNEYFPHQDLNNFLISQEEKTLENKLEKNQTAIHESEGNRDIYRRKR, from the coding sequence ATGAACTGCAAACAAGCGAACGAAAATATCAGCATCAAAGAAGTAATGGAAAGTTTTTCTCTATTCCCAAGCAAAGAACATCCGAAAACAGCCTATTATAATGCTATCAATCGACAAGAACGAACGCCAAGTTTATTAGTGAATTATGTGAAAAATATTGCCTTTGATTTTGGCACTGGAAAACAATACGATGTCGTGTCGATAGTTCAGGAGCTCAAACAATGCACTGTCTCCGATGCTCTTGAATATCTTTCTCGTTTCGATTTTCCTTATAATAAGCCGAGTGTGACGGAAGCAATTACTGCTGAAAATACAAATCAAATTCTCGAAGTAAAGGAACTTATTCACCCGGCATTGTTAGACTATTTGAAATCAAGAAAACTCGAGTCACAAAAATCGGAATTGAGCGAAGTCCACTACCGGATTAACGACAAAAGATATTTCGGGCTCGGTTTTAAAAACGATTCGGGAGGCTACGAAATCCGCAGCAGTTTTTCCAAAATCTGTCTTGGAAAAAAGGATATCACCACGATAAAAAATAATTCTGCAAACCTCAAGGTTTTCGAGGGATTTACCGACTACCTCTCCCTTAAAATTTTAGAACCGGAAAAGACACCTTCCGACTATCTAATTCTGAACTCTGTCGCCATGGTTCACAAGGCATCCGGGCTTTTTGGAAATTATAAATCTGTCGAAATGTACTTGGATAACGACCGCGCCGGCGAACAGTGCAGGGATTCAATTTTGAAAATATTCCCGGAGGCAGATGACCGGTCGAATGAATATTTCCCTCATCAAGATCTGAATAATTTCCTGATATCACAGGAAGAAAAGACACTTGAAAATAAGCTTGAAAAAAATCAAACAGCCATACACGAGTCCGAGGGAAACCGGGATATTTACAGGAGAAAAAGATGA
- the rseP gene encoding RIP metalloprotease RseP has protein sequence MEIAIKLFQFILSISILVLLHELGHFLPAKWFKTRAEKFFLFFDPWFSIFSMKKINGKWEYKFLSKNLPDTEIIEVNGEKKEIPVDLSKLPDNDWRKHPEQTKYGIGWLPFGGYVKIAGMVDESMDIEQLKKPAQPWEFRSKPAWQRLIIMLGGVTVNFFLAWIIYTCLSLFNGETYTDLSKFESGVGVTEAGKKMGFQNGDKIVSIDGKPADRLENASINILLGDHVTVLRNGKETTFPINKDGVADVLKQKEARLYITPRFPMIVDSLATPSSKASGLTKGDKVIAINGQPTQYFDEVGTVLNQNKGKTVNIDVLRNGKPETVSAAVDKNGKLGIAVDQKSLLNVVTNKKYSFGEAIPRGFVRTIEALTMQVKQFKIMFNSKIQGYKNVGGPIAIVKNMPVDKDANGNFSVNWAAFWGFTAMFSVWLAFLNLIPIPGLDGGHVLFTLYEIIVGKPVPQKVLENAQMIGVIFLLGLMILIFGSDIFKIFAGKL, from the coding sequence ATGGAAATAGCAATCAAACTGTTTCAATTTATATTGAGCATTTCTATCCTAGTCCTCCTCCATGAACTTGGGCATTTCTTACCCGCAAAATGGTTCAAAACCAGAGCAGAGAAATTTTTTCTGTTTTTTGACCCATGGTTCTCTATTTTTTCAATGAAAAAAATCAACGGGAAATGGGAGTATAAATTTCTTTCCAAGAATCTTCCGGACACGGAAATCATCGAAGTGAACGGTGAAAAGAAAGAAATTCCTGTTGATCTATCAAAACTTCCGGACAACGACTGGAGAAAACATCCCGAACAGACCAAATACGGTATCGGATGGCTGCCTTTCGGCGGATATGTGAAAATCGCCGGAATGGTTGATGAAAGCATGGATATCGAACAGCTAAAAAAACCAGCACAACCATGGGAATTTAGATCCAAACCGGCTTGGCAAAGACTTATTATCATGCTGGGAGGTGTTACCGTTAATTTTTTCCTTGCATGGATTATCTACACTTGTCTTTCCTTATTTAACGGTGAAACCTATACTGACCTTTCGAAATTTGAAAGTGGGGTTGGTGTAACAGAAGCCGGGAAAAAGATGGGCTTTCAGAATGGCGATAAAATTGTAAGCATCGACGGCAAACCTGCCGACAGACTGGAAAACGCTTCCATCAATATTTTACTGGGAGATCATGTAACGGTTCTCAGAAACGGAAAGGAAACCACTTTCCCGATTAATAAAGACGGTGTTGCAGATGTTCTGAAGCAGAAAGAAGCCAGATTATACATTACGCCGAGATTCCCGATGATTGTAGATTCTCTGGCCACGCCATCGTCAAAAGCTTCAGGACTTACCAAAGGTGATAAAGTAATTGCCATCAACGGACAGCCGACGCAATATTTTGATGAAGTAGGAACTGTTTTAAATCAGAATAAAGGAAAAACAGTTAACATTGATGTTCTCAGAAATGGTAAACCCGAAACGGTTTCTGCAGCGGTTGATAAAAACGGGAAACTAGGTATCGCGGTTGACCAGAAGAGCCTATTAAATGTAGTTACCAATAAAAAATATTCTTTCGGGGAAGCGATTCCGAGAGGTTTTGTAAGAACCATTGAAGCGCTTACCATGCAGGTAAAGCAGTTCAAGATCATGTTTAATTCCAAAATCCAAGGGTATAAAAACGTTGGCGGACCAATTGCCATTGTGAAAAATATGCCTGTTGATAAAGATGCGAACGGTAATTTTTCTGTGAACTGGGCTGCATTCTGGGGCTTTACAGCCATGTTTTCGGTTTGGCTGGCCTTCCTGAATTTAATTCCGATTCCTGGACTGGATGGCGGCCACGTGCTGTTCACCTTATATGAAATCATTGTTGGAAAGCCGGTACCTCAAAAAGTTCTTGAAAACGCCCAGATGATCGGTGTGATCTTCCTTTTAGGGTTGATGATCCTGATTTTCGGAAGCGATATCTTCAAGATATTTGCAGGAAAATTGTAA
- a CDS encoding thioredoxin family protein, whose product MSQKFQEIINSERPVLIDFFATWCQPCKVQSSVLNTVKENVGESARIIKVDVDQYPALAAQYGVRGVPTLAVFKNGEMLWKESGVHDVNTLTQLLKQYA is encoded by the coding sequence ATGTCACAAAAATTCCAGGAAATCATAAATTCTGAAAGACCTGTGTTGATTGATTTTTTTGCAACATGGTGTCAACCCTGCAAAGTACAGTCTTCCGTTCTCAATACCGTAAAAGAAAATGTAGGCGAAAGCGCAAGGATTATTAAAGTAGATGTAGATCAATATCCTGCATTGGCGGCACAGTACGGAGTACGCGGCGTACCGACGCTGGCTGTTTTCAAAAACGGAGAAATGCTCTGGAAGGAAAGCGGCGTTCATGATGTAAATACACTGACCCAGCTCTTAAAACAATATGCTTAA
- a CDS encoding rhodanese-like domain-containing protein has product MKSFYGFFIILAFIANSCKTNSSATIPETNIREVVNSPDVVLVDVRIPEQYAEGTAKNAINIPLAELSEKTGSLEGKKVVVFCNKGIQADQAMEILKKGGIEAYDGTTWKNVKAIQDEK; this is encoded by the coding sequence ATGAAAAGTTTCTACGGATTTTTTATTATTTTAGCCTTTATAGCTAATTCCTGTAAAACCAATTCATCAGCAACAATTCCTGAAACAAACATCAGAGAAGTGGTGAACAGTCCGGATGTTGTTCTTGTCGATGTAAGAATTCCGGAGCAGTATGCAGAAGGCACTGCAAAAAATGCCATCAATATTCCTTTAGCAGAACTTTCGGAAAAAACGGGATCACTGGAAGGAAAGAAAGTGGTAGTATTCTGTAATAAGGGAATCCAAGCAGATCAGGCGATGGAAATCTTAAAAAAAGGAGGTATTGAAGCCTATGACGGCACAACCTGGAAGAACGTAAAAGCCATTCAGGACGAAAAATAA
- a CDS encoding nitrilase family protein produces MKITGLNLDIVWKNKEKNFKVIENELHRQEADIFLLPEMFSTGFCMDASEVADKNYESLEFLQKMAKEKNAAFSGSAPVEEDGKFYNRMYFVHPDGNADFYDKRHLFSFSGEDKVYTPGKKRVIVNYKGFRILLQVCYDLRFPVFARNNDDYDMILYVANWPEKRVEAWEHLLKARAIENLCFVFGLNRIGTDGNNLFYQESSHCFFADGREISQKEGNLVKAELNLEELKDFRNHFQFLNDRDSFEIKL; encoded by the coding sequence ATGAAGATCACGGGCCTAAATTTAGATATTGTCTGGAAAAATAAAGAAAAGAATTTTAAAGTAATTGAAAATGAACTGCATCGTCAGGAAGCAGATATATTTCTTTTACCAGAAATGTTTTCAACAGGATTTTGTATGGATGCTTCGGAAGTGGCAGACAAAAATTATGAATCTCTTGAGTTTTTACAAAAAATGGCAAAGGAGAAAAATGCAGCTTTCTCCGGCAGCGCTCCAGTGGAAGAAGATGGCAAGTTTTACAACAGGATGTATTTTGTTCATCCGGACGGAAATGCTGATTTTTACGACAAACGTCATCTTTTTTCGTTTTCGGGGGAAGATAAAGTGTATACACCGGGAAAGAAACGGGTAATTGTTAATTATAAAGGTTTCCGGATATTATTACAGGTATGTTATGATCTTCGTTTCCCTGTCTTCGCAAGAAACAATGACGATTATGATATGATTTTATACGTAGCGAATTGGCCGGAAAAAAGGGTTGAGGCCTGGGAACATCTACTGAAGGCGCGAGCGATTGAAAATTTGTGTTTTGTTTTCGGACTGAACAGAATCGGGACCGATGGAAATAACCTTTTTTACCAAGAAAGTTCCCATTGTTTTTTTGCAGATGGAAGAGAGATTTCTCAAAAAGAAGGAAATCTGGTTAAAGCAGAATTAAATTTAGAAGAATTGAAAGATTTCAGGAATCATTTTCAGTTTTTGAATGATCGCGATTCTTTTGAAATTAAGTTATAA
- a CDS encoding VapE domain-containing protein: MEEITNKPAEEQKIPVLYQTASETTTIFDMVMKYLESKYDLRFNAIALEIEISLKGKDDWTELNINSLLIELVQAGMQITMQKLEILVRSHLIKRYNPLAEYFKKLAGWDGEDHIRKLAGFVRTNDSEAFRYHLEKWLTRAVLCALKKDYVNKQCLVLASSKQNTGKTTFLRFLIPDGLRGYYSENVTVDKDGIIAICKNFILNADELAVLSKSDVNTLKSFISMGGAKVRVPYGRKPENMDRICSFVASTNRTDFLTDETGSVRWLVFEVYSIDFAYAEEIDIDKVWAQAYHNAFERKNYQPEMTLSDIEANELRNEQFSQLSLEQEIVSAHFEKSKDIKDFLTATDIVVAMNNALNLRLNNIKVGKALTRLKYERIKHPKLQVYGYLIRRKID; this comes from the coding sequence ATGGAAGAAATAACCAACAAGCCGGCTGAAGAGCAAAAAATCCCAGTACTCTACCAAACCGCTTCCGAGACCACTACCATTTTCGATATGGTGATGAAGTATCTGGAAAGCAAGTATGACCTTCGCTTTAACGCCATCGCCCTGGAGATAGAAATATCGCTCAAGGGAAAGGACGACTGGACAGAGCTAAACATCAACTCCCTGCTGATAGAACTCGTACAGGCCGGGATGCAGATCACCATGCAGAAGTTGGAGATCCTCGTACGGAGCCACTTGATAAAGAGATACAACCCTTTAGCGGAATACTTTAAAAAACTCGCGGGCTGGGACGGCGAAGACCATATCAGGAAGCTGGCGGGATTTGTTCGGACCAACGACAGCGAAGCGTTCCGCTACCATCTCGAGAAGTGGCTGACCCGCGCCGTGCTTTGCGCATTGAAGAAAGACTATGTCAACAAGCAGTGCCTCGTGCTGGCAAGCTCCAAACAGAACACGGGCAAGACCACCTTCCTGCGGTTCCTCATTCCCGACGGGCTTAGGGGTTATTATTCCGAAAATGTCACGGTGGACAAGGACGGCATCATCGCTATCTGCAAAAACTTTATCCTCAATGCCGACGAATTGGCCGTCCTGTCCAAATCGGATGTCAACACGCTGAAATCCTTTATCTCGATGGGCGGCGCAAAGGTGAGGGTGCCTTACGGGAGAAAGCCGGAGAACATGGACAGGATATGTTCCTTTGTTGCCTCCACCAACAGAACAGATTTCCTTACCGACGAGACAGGAAGCGTAAGGTGGCTGGTTTTCGAAGTTTACAGCATTGATTTCGCCTATGCGGAGGAAATAGACATAGACAAGGTATGGGCGCAGGCGTACCACAATGCTTTTGAAAGAAAAAATTACCAACCGGAAATGACGCTCTCGGACATAGAGGCTAATGAGCTGAGGAACGAGCAGTTTTCCCAGCTTTCACTTGAGCAGGAAATCGTTTCCGCACACTTCGAGAAATCGAAGGACATCAAGGATTTTCTTACGGCGACGGACATCGTTGTGGCAATGAACAACGCCCTGAATTTAAGATTGAACAATATCAAGGTCGGAAAGGCGCTCACCAGGCTCAAGTATGAAAGAATCAAGCATCCGAAACTGCAGGTTTACGGCTACCTGATCCGAAGAAAGATTGACTGA
- a CDS encoding helix-turn-helix domain-containing protein, which produces MKDQERLAALESQMSTLVNSQKEFTSKALQMLALGTKKIYSKEEAALFLNLDPDYLYQLKHHGKLKAYKKKGQKKIYFRKEDLEAYLLGDNVEEIQNDDYDAFEQEILERWKK; this is translated from the coding sequence ATGAAAGACCAAGAAAGACTAGCTGCGCTAGAAAGCCAAATGTCCACTTTGGTAAACTCGCAAAAAGAGTTTACCTCCAAGGCGCTACAGATGCTCGCCCTCGGAACCAAGAAGATCTATTCCAAGGAAGAGGCCGCGCTGTTCCTCAACCTGGATCCGGACTATCTCTACCAACTCAAACACCACGGCAAACTGAAGGCCTACAAAAAGAAGGGGCAAAAGAAAATCTACTTTCGCAAAGAAGACCTAGAAGCTTATCTTCTGGGGGATAATGTGGAGGAAATACAAAATGATGACTACGATGCATTCGAGCAGGAAATTCTGGAGCGATGGAAGAAATAA